The sequence CCTCCGATTCCTGCCTGTTCCGATCGCAAAAAAACAGGCTTAAGCGCCCATCAGCTCTTGAATTTCTTTGTCCTTCATGCTTGGGAATTTGGATGCCACCAAAAATTGCATCCGTTCCATGTAGGTCTTTTCAACCGCATCGGTGTTGGGAAATTTGGGTGACGCGACGATTTTCCGGCTGAAGAGTGGCCCATCGTTGGGTCCTTTGCGCTGCACAAGCACGTCGGCATTGTAGAGCTGGAATACGAATTTGTTCACGACGATCCCCTGCAAACTCGTGACCTTTTTGGCGATGTCGATGATCTCGGGCAAAGTCAAGCCTTCAATCAATTGCGGGGAAGTCATGATGGCATTGATCATTTCACGCCGTTGTTTGCTTTGCTTCACAAACTTCATTCCTTTGGTGAGGAATTCGGAAGCCAAAGCCTTGGCGGACTTTTTGTCGTGCTTTTTACTGAGTTCCTTGAGGAAGACAACATCCACGCCTCGCTCCTTGGAGCGCTCGATTCTTTCAATGAATGTGCCCACAAGCGAGCGCGCAAACTGCGAAAAGGATTGAAAGCCGAGCTGCCTTTCAGAAAAGGAAGGATCGAGTTTGAGCAGGTCTTGCTTGAGATTGGTCATGAAAATCGGTTCCTCGGTGTTGTGTACGGCCAACAAGCGACGGAACAACTCCTCGACGTCGTACTCCTCACCTTCGTTGGAAGCAGCATCGGCATCGCCCGTAAAGAGTTCATTGAGGGAGACAAATTCAGTGCAGTTTTTCTTGAGCAAATTGCCGACAAACTGCCCAAAGCCAGCAACGATGACATCGCGTCCCTTGGATTTTACAGCCTGCACGATCGGAATAAAATCCGTGTCCTGACTTCCCAAGATGACCGTTTGGAGATGCGGATGGAGGGCCAAATCATCCAAAATGGCGATGGTAATGCGAATGTCTGCCCAGCTTTTCCCTTGTACCGTGGTTTCAGGAAGGTGGATCAATTCGAAGCCTTGCTCCAACAAAACCCGTTGATACTGCCTGAACAGTGGGTAATTCCAGTTGGCGTATGCCTTTTTAATGGCAATGGTTCCCTTGTTGCTCGCGTAGTCCACGATCGGCTCGATTTGCAGCGGCATTTCCTCTTTGGGATACACCTGCTCGGAGGAAATTGCCAGATTTTCAAAATCCAGATAGATGGCTACACAATCTTTGGTCATGAATCAATTTCGATTTTTGGTGGGCAAATGTGGTGAATTTATCGGTTTGTTTTCATGATTGCCGGGATCAAATGGGCTTTGGCCCTGCTCATCCGCCCTTAATTTCAACACCTTCTTCCTTGCGCATCGCCTTCCTGGTTTCAAAAAACTCCTTGAGACGGTCAAAGTCCTTCTTATAAAACAAGCCCGTGCCACGGGTGATGTTGTTGGCATTGGTGATGCTTGCATCTTCGCGGTTGAAGATCTCCATCACCAACTGCCCGGCATTGGGATCCAAATTGCCTGTGGTATCGACCTTGGGCAATACCTTGATCAATACGGTCAAGTCCCCGATACTCAGGTTTCCGGAGTTGTTTCCGATCAAGGTACCGTTGCGTTCCACAGTCACACGGTCATTGAACAGGCTGGCGGTGAGCGCCAACTGCACATCCTGAAAATCGTTGGACAATACCTCAACCCCGAGTTTGGGATCACTGAAAGTTTGTGATAGCCAGTGATTGACCTGATTGGAGACCAGTTCAGAAAGGCTACCCGTAACATTTGCGCCTGAATTGGAAGCTGTTGCAGAGGTGGATGTGCTTGCAAATCGCCTGAACAAGAGCAAGCTTACCACCTGCTTGTTCAATTCCTGCTGATCGTATTGAATACCTTGGAAGAAAGTCGCCAAGCCAAAAACATCCTGCTCAGACATTTCCAATCGCAATTCGAGTGCAATCTCGGGCGTCATCAGCGAACCCTTCATGTGCATCACAATTTCAACGGGAACACGATTTCCGCTGCCACTGTTGCCGAGGATCGCACTCATGTCTGCATTGACTTTGTAAACGGCCTCGAGGTCGACCAATGCATCAAACGGATCACCATTCCAGACGATTCTGCCCCCTTTGTTGACCGAAAATTTCTTGTTCAGGACATTCTCCATGGTAAAATGGTAATCACCCCGATCGACGATATAGGCTCCAAACATGTTGAATTCGCCATCCTCATCGACCTTCACGATGATATTTCCGTCTCCGCGTGCCTCGATGACGTCGCCGACAAATTCATCAAAAATCAGTCTTACGCGGGCATTGCTGCGGGCATTGACATTCAAAGTCATGCTCAAACCGCCAAAATCTGCTTTTTTCTCTTTGTGCAGGGTATCGCCTTTCTGAATGAAATTCACGAAGTCAAGCCTGTTGGCACTCGTATAACTCGAAATCGGAATGTCCAGCCAAGAATTGTTGCCGGTATTGACCCAGGCATCGATATGGGGAGCTGAGGCTTTTCCCGTGACTTTGGCAGAGTCGCCGTCAATGACGATGTGCCCGTAAAAGACATCGTTGTCTTCTTTGCGCGTATCCATAAAGAGCAGATTGTCGACATTGTCCAGGCGAATGTCAAGCTTTGCCCCGTTGGGATCGTTGTAAAGCACACTTCCATTCAATTCGGCAGATCCGCCCAAAGTGTCATGGAGCATGATCCTCGAAATGTTTACCCGTTGATTGTCAAACTTCAACTGATTGTCACCGATTCTGAAAACATTGTTGAGATAGTCAACTTTGAAGGATGAATTGGTGAATCTTGCAATGCCGTCAAGCTCAGGTTTTTTCAAAGTTCCCCTGACCTTGAAGTTGTCAACGGCGATTTTTCCTTCCATCTCGCTCAAAATACCTTCGACAAACGGTCCAATCCAGGAAAGTTGGAAGGTCGAGGAATCTGCATCAAAGTGAATGGAGTCATTTTTCATGTTGTACCAACCATGAACAATGGCCGAATCCTGCCGCCATTTCCCCAACTCCACGCGCAAGGAAGCATAGTCATTCCCACGTAGATCAGGCCAACCACCTTTGAAGCGGATTCCGATGCTGTCGACCAGCTGATAGCGAAAATTGACCACCTCCCCACTTCCAAAAATTGCAGGTTGGCCTTTGAGCAAATTGCGCGCACCGATGGTGGCCCACTTGACCCTTCCGTCAATATCCTGCTGATTTTCAAGAACTTCCAGTACGTTTCGAATGCTGAGATTTCGAATGTCGATGTTCATCATGTCCAATCGATCCGTCGAGATCACGCCGCCAAAGGAAATCTCCTGCCCTTCTGACATCAGTTTCAGACCGCGTAAATGGTAGCGGGAAATCACAGAATCCGTGTTCAGCTTGGCGAGACTTGGCGGCTTCTCGTAAAGGTGCACGATGGAGTTGCCTTGGGCGAAGGTCCAGGGTTTCCCGCGAATGGTCAGTTTGGATTCGTCGGCATGAATCTGCGTTTTGATTTCCCCACCTGGAAAGAAATTGGTGCTTCCACTGATGACATAGGCGCTACCTGTCTCCGGCTGTGAGGCACGCATGAAGTAGTCGACTTGATTGGCATCGGCGGAAGGTTCAATGGTCAAATTGGAGAAATGCAGGTTTTCGCTCAATGAAAGCGTCTTCACTTGCACGAAACCGTTGCCCAAGAAGTGATTTTCGCCGCCGTCTTTCATGATGGAGATGTACACGGAATCCTGATCCAGGCTGTAGGCCGCGTAACCAATCGAATCAGAATGCATCTTGATCTCCAAATCATCGATGCTGCCATGTTCAAAGCGTGCCGCAACCATGGTGCCGGGTTCCAGATACAATGGAACCTGGAAAAACGCCAGGGCATGGTTGATTTCTGCCTTTGTGCGAATCGTATCCGTGAACTGAAAATCAACGGAATCTTGCACTTTGGCTTCATAGTAGGCCAAAGTCAAGGAGTCATTGTTTTTGAGAAACAACCTGGCTTCGGTTGCCAAGTTGCCGATGATTTTAGCCGCTTGGTCATAGCGGAACCTTCCCAAAAGGTCCATATCGGCCATGGAACTGCGCAATTTGATCGAATGGTGTTTGTTTTCGTCCAACTTGGAAGTGATGACCGCATTTTTGAGTTCGAGGGAGTCCTCGCTGTCTTTTCTCGTAAGTGCGGCCTGCAGAAATCGAAGTTTACCTGTATAGTCTTCGATGTTTTTGCCGTCAAGATTCAAATTGATGATGGCGCTGAAAAAAACGGAATCCGAAGGCAGGATGCCGTATTGGGCCAAATCCAGGTGTTTGATGTCACCCACCACGAAAAAATGCTGTGAAGAATCGGGTAAGTCAAGGTCCACGACGACGGATGCAGCACCATGGGCATCGACGACATCCACACCGCCCGTGATTTTGTAGCCGCGCAACTTCAGATCGCTGGTAAATATCTTCTCGATCCGATACCCCTCCAGGTCGGAGTCTTGAATCGTGCCGTCGATGTTGGCATTCATCGTTCCCCAAGAGGTTCCCGAGCCATCGATGCGCCCTTCAAAGTTGAAATCGTTGGAAGCGACAGGTAAATCTGCTCCCAAAGCATCAAAATTCAAGTGCTGCGTGCTGATCCAGCCATCATAGGTAATTTGTCTGACTTTGGGTGGAAGCTGCAAATGGAGGTTGGAGTTGACATTGCCAAATGCGGAAGTCATTTCGGCATTGACCACAAAGTCATTGATTCCGCCCAGAAATTTGCCGTCAATCCCGCAGGTTCCAAATTTGGACAACCAAGGCGGCAGATTCATCTCAGGCATCAAGTGTTTCAGCTCATCAAACCGGAATTTGCTGTTTTTGAACTTAATATCCATGAAAATCAAGTCGCCCTTGGTATAGTCGGTGATGCGGGCATCGACCAGCAGATGCGTTTGCTCCATGTACCGTACCTCCAGTTTCTGGGTTTTGAGCTGTGTCAAAGTTCCTACCACATTGCCGCGCAAAGCGACAACGCCGCGAAGCGGAATTTCTGAATCCGGCAAAAATCGTTGCAACTCCTCAAACGACAGTATGCCCTGCTCAATGCCGAGGCCAAACTTCAAATCGTCGGAATGGGTGAAATCCGTCAGGGCCAACGTGGTACGCAATCGTGTTTTTTCCAGAAGCCCGACAAACAACGAATCCGAAAAAATACCATTCATGTCGCCCCAAACCAATCCTTGCACCTGCATCGGCTCCGCCATCGGTAATGGCTTGGGCAAAAGCTTGTTGAGGGTTCTGAAATCAAACGTGGAAGGGCGGAACTGCACCGTAAAAACCGGATGAAATGCATCAGGAAGGCTGTCAGGCCGGATGTCATCCAATCCCGCATCCAAGTCAAGATGGGTGCGCCCTACCTTCAGGCGTGCACCATCGATGCAGATATTCAATTTGGAGGGTGCTTCCGGCCGCAGTTGGATGAGATAGCCAGTGGAGAATTCGCTCACCGATTGTTGGGAGCGCACCTCGGAGACGCTAAACCGCTCGATATGCCCAAACATTTTCAGCCCAGGCTCCAACTGATAGCTCAATTCAGAATGAATATCCTTGAAATGCAGGTTGGAGAAATTCATCGGTGTGGAAATGGCCAGGATCGAATCGCTTTTTGTGCTGTCGATCATGGAAAATTCGCCGCCTTTCAAATTGACAGAGGGAAATTCAAGCCGGAGTTTCAATGGCTTGGAAGGCGTGGTGTCTTCGCTAGCCGAATTGAGGCAGTTGTAATTCCAGATCGAATCACGTCGGCTGCGATAGAGATGCGCCGTGGGCTGCAGCAATTGCACGTCACTCACCTTGATCGACTGTACATCTTTGGGGTGCAAAATGAAATCGAGGAGTGAAAAGCTGCCGAATCCGACTTTCAAGCGTTTGACAGCAAACATGTCTTGATGCTGTGCATCCCTCATTTTCAGGTCGGTAAGGACCGCGTAGGCCGGCAAGTCGATGTCGACCGTGCCAATCTCGATCTGCACCCCCAAAGCATCGGAAATGGCATTTTCAAGAATTGGAACGAGCTGGTTTTGTGCCCATTCCGACCGCAAAGCCCACAGTGCGAGCAATACGAGCAAGCTTAAGCTCACGACGATGGCCCGCAATGTGCGGAATGTGGTGCGAAGTATTCTTTTCAAATCATACAAAGATACGATTTGAGCGCGGAGATTGAATATTAACGCATGGAGGATTCAACAATTAAACCTCCTGATAGAAAAAGCGTGGTTGATGAAAACGCTTTTCTAGTGGCTATTCGCGATCACCTGGGATCAGGATGCTCAACCCCGCGCCAATTGCGATGTTGCCGTTGAAGGTCGATGAAAATCGTTGCGTTAGAAAACTGGGACTGTATCCAAGACTCAAATCAAGGGCGACATTGTGCGTCAGAAACCGATTCCATCCCAAGGCAGCTGTGCCGTCAACTATAGAATAGCCAGATCCCGTAGAATGATAATCTGAAAGCAATGACCCATCCATGGCATAGATTTTTGACGTCTGCCGGCTCAATAACCTTATACCAAATCCAACACCCAAGTGTCCATAAAATGCCGATTTCCCGTTTTCAGAACGCCCAAAATATTGCCTCACAAAGGGTGAAAGGCCAACATAGGCAGCGGTCGATCGGGCATCGTATAGCAAATTACCGTCTTCATGACGACGAACGGATCGAAAGGAACCGAAATCCAAATAAATACCCGAGCCGAGCACAAAATTGTCTGTCAAAAAATAGCCCGCTTTTGGGAAAATACTCACACTTCCACTTAATGATGAGACCTTTACGGTGTCATCCTCTAAGGAATGTAATTGATGCCGAAAAGAAATATCTCCAAGTCCCGCATAGACGAGCCAATTTCCCTTGGCGAGTTGTCCGCTGACAGTTTGGGTTGCAAAAACTGTCAAAAGTGCAACAAAACTGATTTTTAGGTGATTCTTGATTCTGATAGAGTTCATAATCGAATGCTATTAAAATGTTTAGACATGATTTTGATTCGAAGTAATCTACAGCAATAAACATGCCAAGGACTGTAACCATTTCAGTAATGCTGCGTAAGCGTGCCCGGCATAGGACCTTGTAGGGAGCGTCCCAGCAAATGAATGCTGAATTGGCTTCTTTGCGCTCAGAAATTCAAGGGCGTTGACGGGAAACTATCTCAGAAGTTCCTTAATTTCGCCCATGCCTTTGATCCTCGCCATCGAATCGAGTTGTGACGAAACTTCTGCCGCCGTGATCCGCGACGGGAAAGTTTTGTCGAATGTCATTTCTTCGCAGTTGCAGCATAGCGTCTATGGCGGTGTGATTCCTGAATTGGCCTCGCGGCTGCATCAGCAGCGTGTGGTTGCGGTCACGATCGCCGCGCTTGCGGATGCGGGCGTAGACAAGCGGGCCTTGGACGCGGTCGCGTTTACGCGCGGACCCGGACTCGCGGGTGCTTTGCTTGTCGGAACATGCTTTGCAAAGGCATTTGCCTTGGCTTTGGAAATTCCGCTGATCGAGGTCAACCACATGAATGCCCATGTTTTGGCCAATTTCTTGAGTGATTCGCCGCCGACGTTTCCCTTCTTGTGCCTCACGGTAAGCGGCGGACATACGCAAATTGTGCTGGTGCGCGACTATTTGGACATGGAAGTGATCGGCCAAAGCATCGACGATGCCGCCGGCGAAGCCTTTGACAAAGCGGCCAAGGTCATGGAACTCGGTTATCCCGG comes from Bacteroidota bacterium and encodes:
- a CDS encoding NYN domain-containing protein; translation: MTKDCVAIYLDFENLAISSEQVYPKEEMPLQIEPIVDYASNKGTIAIKKAYANWNYPLFRQYQRVLLEQGFELIHLPETTVQGKSWADIRITIAILDDLALHPHLQTVILGSQDTDFIPIVQAVKSKGRDVIVAGFGQFVGNLLKKNCTEFVSLNELFTGDADAASNEGEEYDVEELFRRLLAVHNTEEPIFMTNLKQDLLKLDPSFSERQLGFQSFSQFARSLVGTFIERIERSKERGVDVVFLKELSKKHDKKSAKALASEFLTKGMKFVKQSKQRREMINAIMTSPQLIEGLTLPEIIDIAKKVTSLQGIVVNKFVFQLYNADVLVQRKGPNDGPLFSRKIVASPKFPNTDAVEKTYMERMQFLVASKFPSMKDKEIQELMGA
- a CDS encoding translocation/assembly module TamB domain-containing protein, whose protein sequence is MKRILRTTFRTLRAIVVSLSLLVLLALWALRSEWAQNQLVPILENAISDALGVQIEIGTVDIDLPAYAVLTDLKMRDAQHQDMFAVKRLKVGFGSFSLLDFILHPKDVQSIKVSDVQLLQPTAHLYRSRRDSIWNYNCLNSASEDTTPSKPLKLRLEFPSVNLKGGEFSMIDSTKSDSILAISTPMNFSNLHFKDIHSELSYQLEPGLKMFGHIERFSVSEVRSQQSVSEFSTGYLIQLRPEAPSKLNICIDGARLKVGRTHLDLDAGLDDIRPDSLPDAFHPVFTVQFRPSTFDFRTLNKLLPKPLPMAEPMQVQGLVWGDMNGIFSDSLFVGLLEKTRLRTTLALTDFTHSDDLKFGLGIEQGILSFEELQRFLPDSEIPLRGVVALRGNVVGTLTQLKTQKLEVRYMEQTHLLVDARITDYTKGDLIFMDIKFKNSKFRFDELKHLMPEMNLPPWLSKFGTCGIDGKFLGGINDFVVNAEMTSAFGNVNSNLHLQLPPKVRQITYDGWISTQHLNFDALGADLPVASNDFNFEGRIDGSGTSWGTMNANIDGTIQDSDLEGYRIEKIFTSDLKLRGYKITGGVDVVDAHGAASVVVDLDLPDSSQHFFVVGDIKHLDLAQYGILPSDSVFFSAIINLNLDGKNIEDYTGKLRFLQAALTRKDSEDSLELKNAVITSKLDENKHHSIKLRSSMADMDLLGRFRYDQAAKIIGNLATEARLFLKNNDSLTLAYYEAKVQDSVDFQFTDTIRTKAEINHALAFFQVPLYLEPGTMVAARFEHGSIDDLEIKMHSDSIGYAAYSLDQDSVYISIMKDGGENHFLGNGFVQVKTLSLSENLHFSNLTIEPSADANQVDYFMRASQPETGSAYVISGSTNFFPGGEIKTQIHADESKLTIRGKPWTFAQGNSIVHLYEKPPSLAKLNTDSVISRYHLRGLKLMSEGQEISFGGVISTDRLDMMNIDIRNLSIRNVLEVLENQQDIDGRVKWATIGARNLLKGQPAIFGSGEVVNFRYQLVDSIGIRFKGGWPDLRGNDYASLRVELGKWRQDSAIVHGWYNMKNDSIHFDADSSTFQLSWIGPFVEGILSEMEGKIAVDNFKVRGTLKKPELDGIARFTNSSFKVDYLNNVFRIGDNQLKFDNQRVNISRIMLHDTLGGSAELNGSVLYNDPNGAKLDIRLDNVDNLLFMDTRKEDNDVFYGHIVIDGDSAKVTGKASAPHIDAWVNTGNNSWLDIPISSYTSANRLDFVNFIQKGDTLHKEKKADFGGLSMTLNVNARSNARVRLIFDEFVGDVIEARGDGNIIVKVDEDGEFNMFGAYIVDRGDYHFTMENVLNKKFSVNKGGRIVWNGDPFDALVDLEAVYKVNADMSAILGNSGSGNRVPVEIVMHMKGSLMTPEIALELRLEMSEQDVFGLATFFQGIQYDQQELNKQVVSLLLFRRFASTSTSATASNSGANVTGSLSELVSNQVNHWLSQTFSDPKLGVEVLSNDFQDVQLALTASLFNDRVTVERNGTLIGNNSGNLSIGDLTVLIKVLPKVDTTGNLDPNAGQLVMEIFNREDASITNANNITRGTGLFYKKDFDRLKEFFETRKAMRKEEGVEIKGG
- the tsaD gene encoding tRNA (adenosine(37)-N6)-threonylcarbamoyltransferase complex transferase subunit TsaD, with translation MPLILAIESSCDETSAAVIRDGKVLSNVISSQLQHSVYGGVIPELASRLHQQRVVAVTIAALADAGVDKRALDAVAFTRGPGLAGALLVGTCFAKAFALALEIPLIEVNHMNAHVLANFLSDSPPTFPFLCLTVSGGHTQIVLVRDYLDMEVIGQSIDDAAGEAFDKAAKVMELGYPGGPTIDKLAREGNAKRFTFPKPHLEGLDYSFSGLKTSLLYLLRDEIKTNPNFIQENKHDICASYQRRIVSYLLGNFKEAAKLHGITHLAIAGGVSANSHLRQELKELCQRKGWTAHIPKFEYCTDNAGMIAIAAHYKYLAGDFTDQFVVPFTREKSL